From the genome of Zalophus californianus isolate mZalCal1 chromosome 6, mZalCal1.pri.v2, whole genome shotgun sequence, one region includes:
- the LOC113910562 gene encoding olfactory receptor 1509, protein MDALNQTRVTEFVFLGLTENWVLEILLSVAFFVTYVLTLLGNSLIIVTIVFTLRLHTPMYFFLSNLSFIDICHSSVTVPKMLEGLLLERKTISFDNCIAQLFFLHLFACAEIFLLTVMAYDRYVAICAPLHYPNVMNIRVCVQLVFALWLGGTVHSLVQTFLTIHLPYCGPNIIDSYFCDVPPVIKLACTDTYLTGMLIVSNSGTISLTCFLVLVTSYTVILVSLRRQSAEGRRKALSTCSAHFMVVAFFFGPCIFLYTRPDTSFSMDKVVSVFYTVVTPLLNPLIYTLRNEEVKSATKHLRQKQIFS, encoded by the coding sequence ATGGATGCTCTAAATCAAACAAGAGTGACTGAATTCGTCTTCTTGGGACTCACTGAGAACTGGGTGCTGGAAATACTATTGTCTGTGGCATTCTTCGTCACATATGTGCTAACCCTTTTGGGGAACAGTCTCATCATTGTTACTATAGTTTTTACTCTGCGTCTCCatacccccatgtacttcttcctgagCAATCTGTCCTTTATTGACATCTGCCACTCATCTGTCACTGTGCCCAAGATGCTAGAGGGCTTGCTTTTGGAGAGAAAGACGATTTCCTTTGATAATTGCATCGCACAGCTCTTCTTTCTACATCTGTTTGCTTGTGCTGAGATCTTTCTGCTGACCGTCATGGCTTATGATCGGTATGTGGCCATTTGTGCTCCGCTGCATTATCCCAATGTGATGAACATCAGGGTCTGTGTGCAGCTCGTCTTTGCTCTCTGGTTGGGGGGTACTGTTCACTCTCTGGTGCAGACCTTCCTGACCATTCATCTACCTTACTGCGGCCCCAACATTATTGACAGCTACTTCTGCGATGTGCCCCCTGTCATCAAGCTGGCCTGCACAGATACATACCTCACGGGAATGCTCATTGTGTCTAATAGTGGAACCATCTCCCTTACCTGTTTCCTGGTTTTGGTCACCTCTTACACAGTCATCCTGGTTTCTCTTAGAAGACAGTCAGCCGAAGGGCGCCGGAAAGCCCTGTCTACCTGCTCAGCCCACTTCATGGTGGTTGCCTTCTTCTTTGGACCATGTATCTTCCTCTACACTCGGCCAGACACCAGCTTCTCCATGGACAAGGTGGTATCTGTCTTCTACACGGTGGTCACCCCTTTGCTAAATCCCCTCATTTACACCTTGAGGAATGAGGAGGTAAAAAGTGCCACCAAGCATCTCAGACAGAAACAGATTTTTTCATGA